A window of the Bombina bombina isolate aBomBom1 chromosome 3, aBomBom1.pri, whole genome shotgun sequence genome harbors these coding sequences:
- the LOC128651965 gene encoding LOW QUALITY PROTEIN: small EDRK-rich factor 2-like (The sequence of the model RefSeq protein was modified relative to this genomic sequence to represent the inferred CDS: inserted 2 bases in 1 codon) — MTRGNQRELARAKNMKKNQXRSKKAEDGLSAAARKERDAQIMQEKQKKASEKKEPK; from the exons ATGACTCGTGGGAACCAGCGAGAACTTGCCCGGGCAAAGAATATGAAGAAGAATCA GAGAAGCAAAAAAGCAGAAGATGGCTTGTCTGCAGCTGCTCGCAAGGAGAGAGATGCTCAGATAATGCAGGAGAAACAAAAGAAGGCGAGTGAGAAAAAAGAACCAAAATAG